CACTCTGGGCCATGGCCGACATCGCTAAGGCCAATGGCGTGGAGGTAAAGTCCGTGGCCCTCATATACGAGAACTCCGACTTCGGTGTCACCACCACGGAAGGACTGAAGAAGTTCCTGAACAAATTCTTCCCGAACGCCAAGATCGTGCACGAGGAGAGCTATCCGGCTGAGGAGATAACAAGCATGGACGACATGGTCGCTAAGCTCAAGGCCGAGAACCCTGACATAGTGTTCCACGTGGCTTACTTGAAGGACGCCGTCCTCTTCGTGCAAACCATGAAGAAGCTCAACTGGTACCCGAAGGCCTATGTGGGTGCCGGTGCCGGTGGACAAACTAGGGTAGAGTTCATAGAGCAGCTCGGAGCTGACGCCAACTACGCCTACACCCAGACGGAGTGGCAACCCGACTTCTTGAACTCCAAAGCCCTCGCCAAGTGGGCCTGGATAAATGACGACTTCAAGAAGATTTACGGCAGGGACATGGTCGGCAGCTCCGCCCTAAACTACGTGGGCACCTACGTGCTCGCCGTGGCCATTCAGAAGGCTCTTGATTCGGGAGCTAACCCGAGCGATATAAAGGCGTTCAGGAAGGCCGTGAGGGATGCCCTCGAGACAATTAAGATACCCGCTGGCGAACTTCCGCTCATGCCTTGGGGTGTAGATCTAACTGTACCCAACCACCAGAACCCCGAGGCCGCCGTGGCAATGGCCCAGATACTTGAAGGTAGGTTCAGAGTGGTCTGGCCTATAGAGTTCGCTCCAGTGAAGGCCGTGTTCCCAGCGCCTGGCTGGGGCTGATCCCCATTTCTCCCCATTTTTCACTTCTTTCTCAGGAGGTGAACCTCCATGGTGGAATTTAGCGCGTATACGCAGCTGTTGGTATCCTATGCCATACTAGGTGGTGTCTACGGGCTCACCGCTCTAGGGCTCTCACTGATCTGGGGCGTCATGAAGGCTGTAAACTGGGCCCACGGTGATTTCCTCATGGTGGGTATGTACACAGCTTTCTGGACGGTCACCCTCTTCGGCATAGACCCCTATATCGCTGCTATAGTGGCGTTCATTCTTCTTGGCCTGTTAGGAATGGTCACTCATGTGATAGCTATCGAACCGGTCGTGGAGAAGCCTGGTGGCCATGAGGCGACCTTACTCACTACATTAGGTATTTCGGTTATATTGGAAAGCTTAGCCCTCATACTCTGGTCTCCTAGCCCTAGATCGTTCCAGAATGTCTACAAGAGCACTTACATAGAGGTATTCGGTATAAGGACGAGTGTGGCCGAG
The DNA window shown above is from Thermoproteota archaeon and carries:
- a CDS encoding ABC transporter substrate-binding protein; its protein translation is MDTKTWILAIVLLIVGLLVGYFAAGPSQVKTITTTKMVEKTVTVTKTVAGTTPQPTQTTTAPAKKVEVKVGILLPLSGGSAFSGQEDLRGIQLAALHINQSKYPNIKFTMKLVIADTQTKQDVAVTELRRLAQESVVAIIGAYNSAVTYPSAAEAERIGLPYVVPESVSDKITAQGWKYVFRTCANASKYAYDTLWAMADIAKANGVEVKSVALIYENSDFGVTTTEGLKKFLNKFFPNAKIVHEESYPAEEITSMDDMVAKLKAENPDIVFHVAYLKDAVLFVQTMKKLNWYPKAYVGAGAGGQTRVEFIEQLGADANYAYTQTEWQPDFLNSKALAKWAWINDDFKKIYGRDMVGSSALNYVGTYVLAVAIQKALDSGANPSDIKAFRKAVRDALETIKIPAGELPLMPWGVDLTVPNHQNPEAAVAMAQILEGRFRVVWPIEFAPVKAVFPAPGWG